In a single window of the Crinalium epipsammum PCC 9333 genome:
- a CDS encoding tyrosine-type recombinase/integrase — MKDNSSSVSSFCQKIMAAILKVLTDQPKPLAKVDHDAKLLELWLHGKSLETQKAYIRDIKSFLNFVSQSIVSVTLTDIQNWDNQMIELHLASATRARRLSAVKSLLSFGCKIGVLQVNVGLPVSTPAIKDTIAERILTEAEWLQIITNEPNRKHQLMLQMLYETRARVREFCALKWKDFRDKGDGTATVTLFGKGGKTRTVTITPELWTALQAIRNGAIGNAPVFLSQRKKQYSTVQAWRIVKAAGERAGINGISPHWLRHTGATHQLMNGSPIHVQQRELGHAGLDVTSRYLHLIPGEYGAKYTRVRLPMPQQEK, encoded by the coding sequence ATGAAAGATAATTCGTCTTCTGTTTCATCTTTTTGTCAAAAGATTATGGCAGCTATTTTAAAAGTTTTAACAGATCAACCGAAACCTTTGGCTAAAGTTGACCATGATGCGAAACTGCTTGAGCTTTGGTTACATGGGAAAAGCCTTGAAACTCAAAAGGCTTATATCCGTGACATTAAATCGTTTTTAAATTTTGTCTCTCAGTCTATTGTTAGTGTGACGCTTACTGATATCCAGAACTGGGATAATCAGATGATTGAGTTGCATCTGGCTTCTGCTACACGTGCTAGGCGTTTATCTGCGGTTAAGTCTTTACTCAGTTTTGGCTGTAAGATTGGGGTGCTACAGGTGAATGTCGGTCTCCCAGTTAGTACACCAGCTATTAAGGATACGATCGCGGAACGTATTTTAACTGAGGCGGAATGGTTACAAATTATTACGAACGAACCGAATAGAAAACATCAGTTGATGCTGCAAATGCTCTATGAAACTAGGGCTAGGGTGCGTGAGTTTTGTGCTTTGAAGTGGAAGGATTTTAGAGATAAAGGCGACGGTACAGCAACGGTGACTTTGTTTGGGAAGGGTGGTAAAACTCGGACTGTGACGATTACTCCTGAATTATGGACGGCGCTACAAGCTATCAGAAATGGTGCGATTGGTAATGCTCCTGTTTTTCTCAGCCAACGGAAAAAACAGTATAGTACTGTGCAGGCGTGGCGTATTGTCAAAGCGGCTGGTGAACGTGCTGGTATTAACGGTATTTCTCCTCACTGGCTCAGGCATACTGGGGCAACGCATCAGTTAATGAATGGTTCTCCTATTCACGTCCAGCAGCGTGAACTGGGACACGCGGGGCTTGATGTTACTAGCCGTTATCTGCACTTAATTCCTGGTGAGTATGGTGCGAAGTATACGCGGGTCAGACTACCAATGCCTCAACAAGAGAAGTGA